Below is a genomic region from Candidatus Omnitrophota bacterium.
AAGGCGATCCGTCTCCGAATCGCTTTTCATGTATTCCGCAATTTTCTATCCGCCTATCCCCTGATCAAATTAAATAAAAAGGGAAAAATTCTCGGTTCAAATGGAAAATCCCGTTATTTCCAGTATTTCTTTATGCGCTCAGCGTATGAGTGAAATATCTCAAAAATCGCTTGACGAGAAGCCTTTCGTTATGAGAATATTAATAAACCATTGCGCCTCTATATTTGATGGAGTTTCCAATTGTCAAAAAAGTACTGAAGGCCTCGAGGAAAATCATGATGCGTAAAACAATTCTATTATTTGCTCTATCGATCGTGTCCATTCTCATCGTTCAAGCCCAGGAAAGCGTAGGGTATCTGGAAGCGCAATCGGTATACCGCGCCATTACCGTCGATGGCAAAGTCGCCGATTGGGATGGGATTCAACCAGCCTGCACGGATGCCGTTGGCGATGGAGGATTGTATTACGATTTCCAGGCCGCCTATCTGGCCAACGACAACGAAAATTTCTATATTCGATTGACGTTCGCCGAACCGGAGCCTTACGGCAGTTTCTTTTGGTATATGAATATCGGCTTCGACAACGATTTGGATCCAACCACGGGTCATCGCTGGCTGAGCAATTTCGGTTCGGAATTTAATATTCAGGGACGGCAGGTTTTCGATCAACGCTGCGGAGATTGGGTCTGCACCATCAATCCAGCGAGTGAAGACAATCTCTGGGGAACTTTTGCATACGCCAACGTTGAGCCTATGAATGATGCGAACGTCAAGGAAATTGAGATTTCCATTCGTCGCAATCTTGTATACAAAGACATGGAAGACGGACAACCCGGTCTATCCAATCCCGACGAATCCCCCCTGTTCGATCCGAAATGGAATAATTTCGTCCTCATGTTCGAAACCGAAGATGAAAACTATCAATCGGTGGAATGGATGCCCGATCCCGATCCGAATACCAACGATATTGGAGTGTTCTATACTTTCGCCCTCCCTCCAGCCAGCGTACACTCCTGGGAATTACATTGATCGAATCGTTTCATTCTTAAACCAAGTTAAGATCAAAAGAGGCGGCCCAATCGAGCCGCCTCTCATTTTTTCATCGGTAAGGTTTTAACTTATAAAATACGTTAGACTAATTTAAATAAAAGGGAAATAGGACGCCCCAGGAAAAACAACGTAACCATCTATCCATTCTTCAATCCGATACGTTTTTTCCCTTCTTCGATCATCGTTTTCAACGTTTTGGAAATCGTATGCGGGACAGGACCGAACTGTCCTTTATAATATCCGCTGCCGGATATCGGTTTTCCAATTCTCGATACGCGATGAAATCGCAATAGAATAAAATCTTATTCAATTACGTCGCACCAAAATACTTGTCTTCCAACGACTTCATGGAAATATACTTAATCATTTCCCGAAACTTGCGTTCGTACATCTCTATCGCGCCCATGATCTCCCCTCGACCTTTCCCTCGTTTCATAAAATTATACCAAAACTTCTTCCTAATAAATATGGGAATTACGGCATATTTTTCTTCTGAAACACCTTTAGAAGAAGCTGGTGGGCTACGCTTTGAGCCCACCCTACAATTCTAAAAAATATAGGAATTTCGGCATATTTCGCCTGATCTATCTCCGCCTCCCGTCTCATTACCGTCAATTCGGGAATTAAATGCGGCTACGTCGAGAGTTAAAAAAAAGAGATGCGGACGCCCGTTTTAGGATTTATTGATTTATAAATTACGGTTATATTTCTTTCAAACCAAATGAGCCAAACGAATCGTCCGGTAAAACGCAAGGAACCGATACTCTTATCGCGAAGCAGATTATGACTCCATTGGTGGAAGGCGTACAACAATTTTTAATTCCTTTCCTCGGCGAAGCCGGTGCGAAAAAACTTATTTTAACCTATTGCTCGAAACACAATAAACAAATAACGGAATTGACGCCGCAGGATTTAAACGATCTGGGAAAACATCTCTTTTCGAATCTAACTCTTATTGTCGGCAGAGAAAAATCCGAAGCCGTTATCAAGAAACTGATGGATAAATCCAAGATCGCGAAATAATCGCAACGAAAATACCTACACTCATGGAAATAGATTAAGGATCGTTTATGCCTCTCGCTGGAATTGTTCTCTACATTGTTTATGCGGCCATCGTGTTTCCATTCCGCCTCCTGCCGGAGGATGCCGTCGAACCGGTCAACGACGCCATCGTCGCCGTCGTTTGCTCGCTAGGCTCCTATTGCTTTTATCGCGTTTCCCGGCTATTCGATAGAGAAGATAAAGCGCGAATGACTTGGTTCTTGTTCGCCATTGGCGTGGGATTGGACGGCTTAGGCCACGTTGTCTATTCTGCGGGCGAGTTTCTCATTCATGGCTATGCGCCCTATCCCCATCCCGGCGACATTTTCATCATAATCGGAGAAGGATTCAACATTTCGGCGTTAGGATATTTCTATTCCCACTTTAAAACCAGCGATCTCATTCTCACCGGTGGACACAAGCGCGCCGCCCAGGCGATTTTCTTTCTCTATCTACTGGTTGTGGGAATATGGATAATTTACCCGATCGTCATCGATCCCGAAGAATCGATAGCCATGCGAATCTCTTATCTGATCTATCCTTGCATCGATATCACATTCGCTTATTTCGGCTTATTTTTGTCGCTATCGTTCATTGCGATGGGAGCGGGGCCGATCGTGCGCCCGTGGCTGCTGTTGACGGCGGCGTATATTCTTTTCGTGTTTGTGGACAGCCTCTATGCCTATCTCGAATCCATCGAAGCCTATCATCCATACCTATTCATCAATCCCGGCTGGGCTTTAGCCTATTGCCTCATCGCCCACGCCGCTTATCGCCAAAAACGCTTAATGTCCGCCCTACAATTTTGAGACTTTGAGACTTGGGGACTTGTCCTCTTATCACTGCGTTGCTTCTTGCCGCTGCGCTTCGTTTTGATCTCATCCCGCGATTCTAATACCAACTTCCATCACTCTAGCCCTCCCCAAAGGGCATAAGAACGATGCGTTACTTCAATTAATAATTCATGTTACGCATCCTGGGAGCGCGGGCGTCTCGCCCGCAGGTTGGAGCCGCCGTTCCAACGCAGCGCAGGGATATTATTTTTCGTTACGTTTTCGAATCACGAAATCGCTAAAAGGCTCGAATTCCACGAAATTTTTTGAATCACGGATATCGCGGATTCTTTGGGATTTCACGGATAAATCTTTCTCGCAACGCGATTCCTTACGTCGAATGTGGTTCTTTTCTTTTTTTCGCGTCTTTCTTTTTTCTTTCGTGGTTTCGTGATTCAAACGATGAGGAAAAGAGATTTCTTTAATTTTCCCTAGCGTGTAACGTGAGTTAATAATATCAAGTACCCACTTTTCGGATGAACCGTTTTAATCAAGGGCAAAAACAACTTTTACCCTTGCCACCCAACTAAAGTCCCGCAGTCTCAGAATCTCCCACAACGAGAAACCCGGCCGAGAGGTTGCGCCTCCCGGCCGGGTTTGATTTCATTTTATTTCGACGTTGAGTCTCTATGGATGCAGTTTCTTGTATAGATCCTGCGCGTCTTGCGGCGTGATCTTGCCGTCTTTGTTCATATCCAAGATCGCCAGTTGTTCCGCCGTCGGCGCATCGACCGTCAAGAAGACTTGGAGCAAGCTAGTGATATCCTCATCCGTTACGATGCCGTCGCCATCGGCGTCTCCAGGAACCGCTTGAGGCTTAGGAGTTTGAGTCGGCGTAGGAGTCGGTTGTTCCACCGGCGTCTCCGTAGGCGTCTCTACTGGAGTCTCTGTAGGCGTTTCCGTAGGAACGACCGGGACGGGAGTGAACGTCGCAGTGGGAACCGGCGTGAAAGTCGCCGTGGGAACCGGGGTTGGCGTCGGCGTTTCGACGGGCGTCTCCGTTGGAGTCTCCACGGGCGTTTCGGTGGGAGTCTCCGTGGGACTTTCAGCGGCGTTAATCGCTGGAGTTAACCATAATCCAAGAACGAAGAGAGTACCTAAGCAAAGCAGAAGAAATGGCGTTCGTTTCGACATCAGAAAGCTCCTTTCAAGACCTCTATATCGCCAATATCGGTATTATCGAAAAAATACATGACTAGGGGAATGATAAGGAGTTATTGCACTGGTTGTCAAGAGATTTCCGCTTCTTTTCGAAAGTTTTTTTGTTCTTCTTTTGGCGTACGCAAACGCCAAATTCCGGCGATTCGAGGCGCAGCCCGTCAATGGATTGGAGTTTCCTCGACGGGAGGCGTTTCTTTGGCGACGAAGAAATAGAAAAAAAACGCAGCGGCGACCGCATTGAATCCGAACCAGAAGAATCCGTGGCGGATCGCTTCCACGCGGGGAAGATCGCTATAAAAATCGACGATGAAACTACCTAGAATAAATCCAGTAATCTGTCCGCCTTGGATGGCTAAATAAAGCAAGGATTGGGCGGTGGAACGGACGCTTTCCTCGCATTCGGAATCCAAATACATCGCCGTAACGAAGAAAATCCCCAATACGGCGGGGCCGTGCAGCGTGGAGAAGATAAGAATGGCGTAGGGCGAAGGAAAAAGCGAAATGCCGAGCCAGCGAATCCCCTCGGCGGCCATGCCCCAAAAAATCATCGTTTTCAATCCCGTAAACCGAACGACGCGCGCCAGGTTATAGGTGAATACGATCTCCACCCCAACCCCGATCAGCCACATCGTCGAGAAAAAAAATTCCGACAATCCCAGGCGGCCAATGTACGGCCCGATATACAGAATTTCCGACGTGAACGTCATTCCGACGAAAAATAAGGAGAGCAAAAAGAAAATCAAATTTATGTCGCCCGCCAAGCGGCGGAAGGAGCGGAATCCCGGTTTGGTATGCCGTTCGAAAAGGCTATCGTCCCAACGGGTAAAGCAAAGCGCAGCGATGTAAAACAGGCTTCCCATCCAAAAGACCATCGTTCGGCCTGGCAAGCCGAAATAATGCGACAACGCGACGGCGAGCGGACAAAATAGAAAAACCGTCACCGTGAAACTGGCGCTGCCGAATACGCGCACCCGGCCAAACAAATGCCTGCGGCGGCGGCCTAGATAAGAGAGAATGATCGATGTGGAGAGAGGAGAACCGGTTCCGTAGCAGATCATGAAGCCTATGGATGCCGCCAGCAAAGCGTAAAAACCGCCAAAACAGTAAGAAAAACTATAAACAATCAAACTGGCGGAGCTCAGGATCAATCCCAGGCGGTACATGCGGGTGCGACCGAGAACCTGATCCGCCAAAACGCCCCATAACGGCTGGAAGAGGATCATGAATAGGTAAGGCGCCGACATCAGGATTCCGATTTGGAGAGCGCCGAGTCCCAGGTCCAAATCGTAATAGCGAGTTAAATGGGGGATAATGCAAGCCTGGGCGCAATAGAGGAACCAGATATTGGCGAGAACCTGAATTTCGTTGCGCCGCGCGGAATCCATGATCACGCCGCCGCCTCCGAGTTTTTCGAACGTTGTAGGAAGGGAAATGAGCGCCTATTAAGGTCCAGGATAGGGAATATTGCCCGAACTGACCAGTCCGTTGGAAGGATGGTAACGCCAGAAGATGGATTCATCGACTTCTTTGGCGCCTGTTTTCGCATCGGCCCAATCGCCGTCCGGGCCGCGTCCCATAAGATTGAATTCGAAGATATGCCCGCCCTCTTGCACCCGCCATCCCCATCCGTGAATCTCGAAATAGGCGCGGGTGGCGAAATAGTAATCGTCCGATGTGCCATAGGTATAATAAAGATCCTTTTCGTCCTGGGGGAACTCGTCTTTGGGAATGGCGGAGATATAAGAAACGGGAGTCGTCAGGTTTTTGGGAATTTGATACCCCGGCATCTGGGTGATGGGGGGATACGCATTGCGATCCATTTTGTACATCATGATGGCGGAGCGGCAGGCGTTCAAATCCGCTTCGCATCGGGCGATTTTGGCGCGGATTTGCGCATTGAGAAAGTTGGGAACGGCGATGGCGGCCAAAACGCCGATAATAGCCACGACAATCAGCAATTCGATCAACGTGAATCCGCTTTGCGTCCGTTTCAATTTATCGTTTATAGACAAGGTAAAAGGCTCTTTTCACAGATCGAACGATTTTTCAATGAAGCCTCATCCTTTCAGGCGCCGATAGAGGAGGAGCAGTTCTTTAAAGGCGCGGGCAATCACTTTGACGCTGCCGCCGGATTGCTGTCCCGCCCGGCGGGGATAATGATGCACCCCCACTTGTTGGATGCGGGCCTGGCGGCGTTGAAGAATGGAAAAAAACTCCACGGAAATCACGGCGCCTTCCGCCTTCAATTCTACGCCTTCGAAATATTTTCGCTTGAACAATTTAAAAGCGCAATCCAAATCCTTCACTCGAAAGCCGAAGAGCAAGCGGATCAAGGTTCCCCAACCCAAAGCGAAAAATTTGCGGTGGATGGGATCGCGGCGATCCAGGCGGAAGCCGACGACGGCGTCATATTCTCCCGTATGTTCCAAAAGAAGCGATATCTCCGAAACGTCGAACTGGCCGTCGCCATCGGTAAAGAAAATCCAATCCTTCTTGCTGGACGCGATGCCGGTTTTCACGGCGCCGCCGTATCCCCGGTTGACTTCGTGATGGATGGCGCGGACATGGGCGTCTTGCTGCGCCAACTGATCGGCGAGTTCGCGGGTTCCGTCCGTACTGCCGTCGTCTACGATGATGATCTCGAAATCCTCGACGCGATTCTCTAACGCCTGGACGGCGGCTTCGGTCAAAGGCTTGATATTATCCACCTCGTTGTGAGCGGGGAAAAAGACGGAAACGCTGATGGGATATTTATTCATTCGCCGTTGATTCCATGAATTTAGAAATTAACGGGAAAAGCATAGCATTATTTTTTCGCGGCTACAGCCCAAGAGCGGCGGTGGAGAGAAGGTTTTTTGAGGGGACGGAATTTTGGGGCAAATTTAATTCACTCAGCATAATAGTGAATCGATAAAGTATTTTTCGATAATTTATCAAAAATATTGATTTTCTTATTGGCAATAATAATTTGATGTATTAATCTAATTTATAAAATGAAATCCATTTTTTCATTTGGTATATTTAAGGTATGAATAAATTTCATTTTTGAGAAGTAAAATTTCTTTAAACCTAATTGTTAGAAATTTATTAGATAAAAAGTGTTTTGTTTAAACTACATATAGACAATAGGTGATAAAAATGAGAGTTAAGATATTCAATCATCTAAGGTTAGTTGCATTGGGATCGATTCTTTTTTTATTAATGAATTTGGCTTACGGAACTCCCCATGGGCCGGAAACTCTTTGCCATCCTTTTTCGTCAAAAAGAAATTACGATACCAATTACAAATGGTTTCCCATTGGCTGGGGGATTTGGGCGCATGATCTTTGGGGAGAGGGTGATCCAATAGATCCAGATCCACAATCTTCTGGCGATTGGGTAAATGGGTATGTCAAATTCCTTGTCGATCAAAATTGTTATTGGATTAATACTTTTGTGGCTATACCCGTTGATAACCGAGTGCCTTGGGGATTGGATTATTGGAGAGATTCGTCTCAATGGACGCGGACGGCAACGTATAAACGTTTTTTAGATGGTCTTGAATCAATTAAGGCTTCAAATGGAATATACGATTATAAAGGACTTCCAGTTCTTTCGTCGAAATTAGGCCCGCCAAATCCACAAAATGGCATATATTATATCCTGCATTCTGGCGGGACTTGGCGCGATGGAGTATACGATCCAACAACAATAGCCAATATTACTGGAGGAGATACCGATATTTTTGAATTTCGCGTTGATTTTCTTGACAATGAACCGCAATTGGGAGGATGGATGTTATGCGATGAGCCTTATTCTGGGGAGGGGGCTGAAATAGTTGGAGAACGTGATTATGTCCATGATGAATTGCTCTATTTGAAATCGCTAATTATAAATAATGATGACAATATCAATGATCATCCAATTCATTGCATCATTAGAGGATGGCATAATTACGATTTTGATCCCTGCGTTACGCCGCAATGGATTTATCATCTTGATGATCTTGATGTGGCCGATTATATACATGATGATCTATATTTAGCTGATTATGTTGGGATTAATTACAATCCTATTTGTAGTTTTTGCGTTACGCGCACCAAAAGAGCGATGAAAAATCTAATTGAGCCCGTATGCAATGCGCCTGATAACAACATTCACGCATGGCTGCTTTGGTCTCAAGGGTATTGGCAAGAAGGTGTGTCTAATCCCGACGATTCAAATGAAAATGGATATATGACGGAAGAACAATTGAGATATGTAAATTAC
It encodes:
- a CDS encoding dockerin type I repeat-containing protein — its product is MSKRTPFLLLCLGTLFVLGLWLTPAINAAESPTETPTETPVETPTETPVETPTPTPVPTATFTPVPTATFTPVPVVPTETPTETPVETPTETPVEQPTPTPTQTPKPQAVPGDADGDGIVTDEDITSLLQVFLTVDAPTAEQLAILDMNKDGKITPQDAQDLYKKLHP
- a CDS encoding MFS transporter → MDSARRNEIQVLANIWFLYCAQACIIPHLTRYYDLDLGLGALQIGILMSAPYLFMILFQPLWGVLADQVLGRTRMYRLGLILSSASLIVYSFSYCFGGFYALLAASIGFMICYGTGSPLSTSIILSYLGRRRRHLFGRVRVFGSASFTVTVFLFCPLAVALSHYFGLPGRTMVFWMGSLFYIAALCFTRWDDSLFERHTKPGFRSFRRLAGDINLIFFLLSLFFVGMTFTSEILYIGPYIGRLGLSEFFFSTMWLIGVGVEIVFTYNLARVVRFTGLKTMIFWGMAAEGIRWLGISLFPSPYAILIFSTLHGPAVLGIFFVTAMYLDSECEESVRSTAQSLLYLAIQGGQITGFILGSFIVDFYSDLPRVEAIRHGFFWFGFNAVAAAFFFYFFVAKETPPVEETPIH
- a CDS encoding prepilin-type N-terminal cleavage/methylation domain-containing protein, with amino-acid sequence MSINDKLKRTQSGFTLIELLIVVAIIGVLAAIAVPNFLNAQIRAKIARCEADLNACRSAIMMYKMDRNAYPPITQMPGYQIPKNLTTPVSYISAIPKDEFPQDEKDLYYTYGTSDDYYFATRAYFEIHGWGWRVQEGGHIFEFNLMGRGPDGDWADAKTGAKEVDESIFWRYHPSNGLVSSGNIPYPGP
- a CDS encoding glycosyltransferase family 2 protein, with amino-acid sequence MNKYPISVSVFFPAHNEVDNIKPLTEAAVQALENRVEDFEIIIVDDGSTDGTRELADQLAQQDAHVRAIHHEVNRGYGGAVKTGIASSKKDWIFFTDGDGQFDVSEISLLLEHTGEYDAVVGFRLDRRDPIHRKFFALGWGTLIRLLFGFRVKDLDCAFKLFKRKYFEGVELKAEGAVISVEFFSILQRRQARIQQVGVHHYPRRAGQQSGGSVKVIARAFKELLLLYRRLKG